One Primulina huaijiensis isolate GDHJ02 chromosome 8, ASM1229523v2, whole genome shotgun sequence genomic region harbors:
- the LOC140983490 gene encoding uncharacterized protein — translation MPKHSTTGMISVQKKWPLMILLCVALSTAIAFFIGSSFNSCNSSEYGNFSPRIDTVEPEIGGGVKKGENPLSFMNSKLVLLVSHELSLSGGPLLLMELAFLLRAVGTRIVWITNQKPTEPDEVIHSLEQRMADRGVKVLPAKGQEAVDTALKADLVILNTAVAGKWLDAVLKDNVPRVLPKVP, via the exons ATGCCGAAGCATTCGACGACGGGGATGATTTCGGTCCAGAAGAAATGGCCGTTGATGATATTGCTCTGCGTCGCCCTCTCCACCGCCATTGCCTTCTTCATCGGATCCTCGTTCAATTCTTGTAATTCTTCGGAGTACGGAAACTTTAGCCCTCGAATCGATACAGTCGAACCGGAGATCGGCGGCGGCGTGAAGAAAGGAGAAAACCCTCTCAGTTTCATGAATTCGAAGCTTGTTCTTTTGGTTTCCCACGAACTCTCGCTCTCCG GCGGGCCTTTACTGCTGATGGAACTTGCGTTTTTGTTAAGAGCTGTTGGCACGAGAATTGTCTGGATCACCAATCAGAAGCCTACGGAACCCGATGAAGTGATCCACAGTTTGGAGCAAAGAATGGCAGACCGAGGAGTGAAG GTTTTGCCTGCAAAGGGGCAGGAAGCTGTTGACACAGCTCTCAAAGCTGATTTAGTCATTTTAAATACAGCCGTGGCTGGGAAATGGCTGGATGCTGTGCTCAAGGATAATGTGCCTCGTGTGCTCCCAAAG GTGCCATGA